From a region of the Odoribacter splanchnicus DSM 20712 genome:
- a CDS encoding ISAs1 family transposase: MNTSNYFSEVTDPRVTGRCLPLLSDILMIGLCTYLTGGTDYEDMRLFALERGEMLNDLLSLPNGVPSEDTFERVFQRIEPSELEHCLRSYGKSLLSDLSEKQIVIDGKKQGGTSPTSTGNKGLYILNAWVSENRFCISQGKVEDQSNEITAIPAVLSEIDIEEAIVSIDAMGTQREIVDLILDKKGHYLLSVKGNQKSLYEDIECAFKVNGGLDKDTSVDKDHGRIEVRKCCILPAREYLLAETIRSWRGPGTIIKIESSREINGKTTNETRYYISDEIGLSASYFQKLIRGHRSIENQLHWHLDVTFKEDNCRARKGYSSQNLSVLRKVALHIVSEQKDKLSLKRRLYKAALDINYLRKIIGILI; the protein is encoded by the coding sequence ATGAATACCTCTAATTATTTTTCAGAAGTGACAGATCCTCGTGTAACAGGTCGCTGTCTACCTTTGTTGTCAGATATATTAATGATAGGTTTGTGTACTTATCTGACAGGCGGAACAGATTATGAAGATATGCGTCTGTTTGCTTTAGAGCGTGGAGAAATGTTGAATGATTTGCTTTCTCTACCAAACGGTGTACCATCGGAAGATACGTTTGAGCGTGTATTCCAGCGTATTGAACCATCAGAATTGGAACATTGTCTTCGCAGTTATGGTAAATCACTCCTGTCTGATTTATCAGAAAAGCAGATTGTTATAGATGGAAAGAAACAAGGTGGGACATCTCCGACTTCCACAGGAAATAAAGGTCTGTATATCCTGAATGCTTGGGTAAGCGAGAATAGGTTCTGTATCTCTCAAGGAAAGGTAGAAGACCAGTCTAATGAGATAACAGCCATCCCTGCTGTCTTGTCGGAGATTGACATTGAAGAGGCGATTGTCTCCATAGATGCCATGGGGACACAGCGAGAGATCGTTGACTTAATACTTGATAAGAAAGGCCATTATTTGTTGTCGGTAAAGGGCAATCAGAAATCTCTGTATGAAGATATTGAATGTGCATTTAAAGTAAACGGCGGCCTTGATAAAGATACGAGCGTAGATAAAGATCATGGAAGGATAGAGGTCAGGAAGTGCTGCATTCTTCCTGCAAGGGAATATCTGCTTGCGGAAACTATTCGATCCTGGAGGGGACCGGGCACGATTATAAAAATAGAGTCAAGTCGGGAAATAAACGGGAAGACAACCAATGAAACCAGATATTATATCAGTGATGAGATCGGATTAAGCGCGTCTTACTTTCAAAAGCTGATAAGGGGACACCGGAGCATTGAAAACCAACTTCATTGGCACCTGGATGTTACTTTTAAAGAGGATAATTGCAGGGCAAGGAAAGGATACTCCTCGCAAAACTTGTCAGTGCTTAGAAAAGTAGCTTTACATATCGTATCAGAACAAAAAGACAAACTGAGTCTAAAAAGAAGACTTTACAAAGCAGCCTTGGATATTAACTATTTAAGAAAAATTATTGGGATACTAATCTGA